A window of Streptomyces sp. NBC_01241 genomic DNA:
CGGCCCGCTCGACCCAGCCCTTCACCGCACGCTCCGCCAAGCGAGGCGAACTGACGATAAGGTCAATCCGCCAGCCCGTGTCGTTGTCAAAAGCCCGCCCACGGTAGGACCACCAGGAGTACGGCCCCTCCTCCTCCGGGTGCAGCGCTCGTACGACATCGACGTACGCGGCCTCGTCGAAGACGCGGGTCAGCCACTCCCGCTCCTCGGGGAGGAAGCCGGAGTTCTTCTTGTTGCCCTTCCAGTTCTTCAGGTCGGCCTCCTGGTGGGCGATGTTCCAGTCGCCGCAGACCACGACCTCGCGACCATCGGCCGCGGCCCGCTCCTTGAGGCCCTTCAGGTACGGGAGGAACGCGGCCATGAACCGTTCCTTCTCCTCCTGCTTCTCCGTGCCGACCTCGCCGGAGGGCAGATACAGGCTGGCGACCGTGACGCCGGGCAGGTCGACCTCGACATAGCGGCCGCTGGCGTCGAACTCCTCGCTCCCGGCGTCCCCGAAACCACCGAACCCGATCTGCACGCGCTCGGGCGCACGCCGGGTGTAGAGGGAGACACCCGCCCGCCCCTTGGCGGCGGCCGGCGCGTGCACGGTGTGCCAGCCCTCGGGGTCACGCACCTCGTCGGGCAGCTGCTGCGGCTCGGCCCGCACCTCCTGCAGGCAGATCACATCGGCTTCGGTCCGGGCCAGCCACTCGACGAAGCCCTTCTTGGCGGCGGCGCGGAGCCCATTAACATTGACGGTCGTCACAGTGAGCATCCCGGCACGATACCGAGACACCGGCCCGCATACCTGTACCATATTCCGCATGAATATCCACGCGCGCCCCTTCGACCACCCAGACGCCGTCAAACTCAACGACCAGGTGCAGCTCGAATACGCCGCGCGGTACGACGACGAGGGCGATGTCACACCGCTCGACGCCTTGATGTTCGAGCCGCCGAACGGTCTGTATCTCCTCGCCTACGATGCGCAGGGCCGCCCCGTCGCCACCGGAGGCTGGCGTTCCCAGGAGCGGAACGAGGAGGGCTACTGCGACGGCGACGCCGAGATCAAGCGGATGTTCGTGATACCCGAGGGCCGTGGCAACGGGCTGGCGCGCCGCATCCTGGCCGCCCTGGAGGCCGACGCCCGGGCGGCGGGCCGCAGCCGGATGGTGCTGGAGACCGGGGACAAGCAGCCCGAGGCCATCGCGCTGTACACGTCCAGCGGGTACTCCCCGTGCGAGAAGTTCGGCCACTACCGCACGTACGAGAGCAGCCTCTGCTTCGCGAAGCCGCTGCGGTAGCGGCCCCGCCGCTCCCGGGGGCCTAGACCATCAGGCCGCAGCCCCCGCCCCCCCCCCCCCCCCCCCGGTCAGCGCACCCGCGCGACGCCCACGTAGAAGCCACTGCGCTCCTGCGCCGGCGCAGGCTCCTCCTGGTACCACTCCGGGGCGTACACCAGCCCGGGCTCGACGAGATCCAGGCCGTCGAAGAAGGGCTCGACCTCGCTCCGGGTCCGCATCCGCAGCGGGATGGCTCCCTTCTTGTACGCGGTCTCGGTCTCCTGCCGCAGTTCGGGATGCTGGTCGGCCGTGCCATGCGAGAGGACCAGGAAGCTGCCCGCGGGCAGGGCGTCGACCAGCGTGCGGGTGATGCCGTACGGGTCCTGGTCGTCGGGCAGGAAGTGCATGAGCGCGATCAGGGACAGCGCGACGGGCCTGCTGAAGTCCAGCAGCTCACGGGCTCGTTCGAGGATCGCCCGCGGCTCCCGCACATCCGCGTGGAGGTAATCGGTGGCGCCTTCCGGGCTGCTGACGAGCAGCGCTTCCGCGTGACGCAGGACGATCGGGTCGTTGTCCGCGTAGACGATCCGGGCGGTCGGCGTGATGGCCTGGACGACCCGGTGCAGACTGGGCTCCGTGGGGATACCGGTGCCGATGTCGAGGAACTGGTCGATCCCGCCGCGCGCCAGCCAGGCCGAGGCCCGGTGCATGAACGCCCGGTTCCGCGCCGCGTTGCCCCGCGCCTGCGCGGGCAGCGTCTCCCCCACCCGCTGGTCCACCGGATAGTTGTCCTTGCCGCCCAGGAGCCAGTCGTAGACGCGCGCGGGGTGGGGCTTGCTGGTGTCGATCTGGGGCTGGGACTGGGACATTCCGGCCGTCACAGGACGCTCCTCCGTACGGGGAATTCATGAGCAGGCGAGCGCCCTGCCCGGGTGTCTCGTATTATCGGCCCGCACTGACGTCGAGTACCACCAAGGATTGTGTGAATCACTCCGCTCTCCGGGCCAAGGCCCTTTCGCTCGCGGCCGACATGGCCGCCGCCGATCACAGCCCGGATATCCAGCTGTCCCAGACTCGCCACCGGGCCGCGCTGGTGGCGAGCTGGCACATCGCGCCCTGCTCAACCGTCCTCGAACTGGGCTGCGGACAGGGCGACATGACTGCCGTCCTCGCAGAGGCGGTCGGACCCAAGGGGCGCGTGGTGGCCGTCGACGTGGCCGAGCCCTCCTACGGGGCGCCGGTCACGCTCGGGGAATCGGCAGCTCGGCTCGCGGCGGGCCCCCTCGGGCCGCGCATCGAATTCCACTTCGGCACGAACGTTCTCGACCCATCGGTCGACTTCCCCGAAGGCACCTTTGACCACGTGGTGCTCGCACACTGCTCCTGGTACTTCGCCTCGCTCCGGCAACTGCGGGACACACTGGCCCGGGTACGGCCGTGGGCGCGGCACCTATGGTTCACCGAGTGGGACCTGACGCCCACCTCTGGCGACCAGCTGGCGCACCTCCTCGCCGTGCTGGTCCAGGGGCAGATCGAGGCCGCAGGATCGCATGGCGAGGGCAACGTCCGCACGCCCTTCTCCCGTGAGGAGCTGCTGCGGCTCCTGCCCGAGGCCGGATGGACAACCGACGGCAGCGGGTCAGTCAATACCGAAGACCTCCAGGACGGCGACTGGGAAATCGCTGCCTGCCTCGACCTGGCCGGAACGGAGGAACGCTTGGCCGCGCTGCCCGAGCCGGTGCGACAGATCGTCCTGAGCCAGGCCGACGTTCTCCGGGCCATCGCCAAGCCGCGCGGCAACCGAGCGCTCGCTGCGTATTCAGTCACCGCACGCTGACACGCCCCAGCGGCCGGCCGGTCAGAGTTCAGTGAGATCGGCCTGCCTTCGGTGAGATCGGGACAGCCAGCACGGCGTTCCAGGTGAGGTTCCCCCGGCCTGCGGGAGATACGTCGCGGCGGGCCCCCTCGGGCCGCGCATCGAGCAGCGCCTGCCGCGGCGCCCGCTGCTCCACGGCAAGCTCCCGCAGCGTCGTGAGAAGGAGCTCGCCCAGGGCGAGCGGCGTCGCATCGACGCGTTCCGCCAACCGATCGGCCACACCGGAGAGTTCGGGAGCCTTGACCGTCAAGGCTACGAAACCATCCCCTCGGCGGGCCGCCTGGAGGCGGGCGGCAAAGGACGCACCGGGGATCGCGGGCAAGCGCCAGTTCGCCCTGCGCATACGCGATCAGCGTCCGGGGCCTGGCCAGGGCGGACACCGTCGGCCAAATCGGCTGCCTGCACAGGGCCGGCCGCACCCTGCCTTCCGTCCGACGGCGATGCTCCGGATCGGCAGAGCGGGGGCCGCGGCGCGGAGCGGCCGTCGAAGGAGGTGGAATTCAAGGACCCGGACACCGGAAAGACCTGGCGCAGGAGGCGTCAACGCAGCTTCAACTGCTCGCGAAGACGGTTCACATGAGCCTGGATGTCGCGTTCGATGCCGGGGGCTGCCTCGGGGGCAGGGTGGGCGGCAGGGCCCGGAGCGGGTTGGCGGCAGGGGCCGCACAGCCCGTCGCGGAACGCCTTGGACTTACCGGGTGCGCCGCATTCGGTGCACTCGACCATCAGACGGCGTACGGGAGAGCCCGGCGCAGCCGGTGCCGGGGTGGCGGGCAGGCGGGGCGGGATCTTGTCGAGGAGGCGACGCCTGACGAAACCGACGGGCGAGTCGACAGCCGCGGGAAGTCCGGCGGTGAGGGCGTGCGTGAGGTAGTCGGCGTCGACACCGCGTGCGAACCACTCGGCGGCCGTCTGCTCCAGCGCTGTGCAGTCTGCGGCGGAGAGGGCCAAGCGGGGTTCGGTACGGCCGAGTTGAGCCAGGGCGAGGAAGGCGAGCGAGGGATGCCCCGAGGCGCCCTTGGCGCACTTCGGCTCCGCAGTGCGCTGCTGCGGCACCGCCGGGACGGGTGGCGGTACCGCTACGGGTGCGGCCGCTTCGGCCGGGACATCTGCCCGGGGTGCGGCGGGACCGGCAGGAACCCACTGCGGCGGGGGCGCGATGGCCACTGTGGTCTCCTGCGGTACGGGGCAGCTCTCCTCGGCGGCGAGGAAGGTGGTCCACCACTCGTTGTCGCGGGCGGTGCGGGACCAGAAGGTGCGGGTGACCCAGCGGACCTGGCCGCCTTCGCCGGTCAGGCACCGTACGTGACGCAGATGACCGGCCACACCCAGGGCCCGCAGGGCACTGCCGACGGCCATCTGCCCGTACAGGGGCTGGCTCCGGGCCAGCGACTTGATGTCCATCGCCGCACCGTCGGGCAGTTTGTCGACGTAGCCCGCGATGTGCCGCTCGCGCTCGGGCAGAAACGCGAAGTCGTCCTCGCGGAGCGGGCATTGGTCCGGTACGGATCGCTTCCCGTAGCCGGGCTTCGCCTTCGGGTACGGGCGAGAGGATGCGGGCGCGCACAGGGCAGAGCTAAGGTTCTGGGTAACCAAGGGATCGCCTTTATTCGATCTTGAGGTGAGACCCCGGCTCGGTGCTGTGAACACCGCGTCGGGGTCGTTACGTTGGGGGCACCGTAAGCAGTCGCGACTCCGTGCCGCAAGTCGGTCACGATTAGTCATACTTGCTGGCCGTGACGGGTCAGGGCGGGTGGGTAGGTTTCCCCAATCCCCTTCATTTTCCTGCCGGTTGTAAGACACGGCTCGAATCCCGAAGCCCGGACCCCGACGCCCGGAGCCCGAAGCTCAAGACTCGGGCCCGGCTCCGTCCCCATACCCACGAAAGAGTGAACGGGCCCCTTCCGAGGCTCGAACCCCGAATCCCGGCTCTCGAAGCTCGGGCTGCGGGGAGTCCGCGAGCGCACATGATCATGAACCGTCCAATACGGTGCTCGCAGCCCGCCGGTCCGTGACAGTGACACACGCGCGGGGTTTGACGGCGCTCTAGCCGCACTCCCAATGAGCGCCGGAGAGATCCCACCAGGGCCCGACAGTACCCGTCCGGCCCGCCCAGTTGGCTATTTGTCCAGCCGCTACTGACTCTGTGCCCATGCGCCTTCCCAGTCCTCGCTTCAGCCGTCTGGTCACCCTTGTCGCGATCGACGACACCCAGCGGGTTGCACTGCTTCCCCGGCCTGGCTCCACTTCATAGCCATGTCCGGAGGTCTGGAAGGACGGCGTCCCTCCGAGCAGCACGACGTCCAGCTCCGGCCGGTGGCGCGGGCACTGCGCCGCCTTGACCAGGGGCGAGTAGACGCCGACCAGGTCGAGCTCGTCCACGCCTGCATACGCCAGAACGCCGATCCGGGTCATCTCTCCACCCCCTCCCCCTCGGTGAGGAGGTCCACCAGCGCGTCATGGATCGCGGCGGCCGATACGAGGTATCCGCCGCCGAACAGGTCCGGCGGGACGTGTGCCGGCACCAGCTCCAGATGGCTTCGTACCGCGCCCGCCTCCTGGGCGATCAAGGAGGAGGCGGCGACGTCCCAGGGATGGAGCGTCTCCGTATGCGCGTCCAGGCGGCCGGCCGCCACCCAGCAGATGTCAAGCGCGGGAGAAGCGCCACGACGAATGTCCTGACAGTGCGTCAAAAGTAGCTCGATCCGCCGCAGGAGTGGACTCAGATCACCTTTGCGGTGCGGAAACCCGGTGCTGATCACCGCCCGGTGCAAGCCGTCGGGAACACTCGTCCGGATCGGGTGCCCGTTGAGCCGGGCCCCCTGGCCACGTATGGCGGTGAACGTCTCACCGAGGAAGGGAGCGTGTACGACCCCGACCTCGACTGTGCCGTCCACGATGAAGGCCACCGATATCGACACGTAGGGATGCCCGTGCGCGTAGTTCGCGGTGCCGTCGATGGGGTCGACGACCCACATGGCCGCCGAGAGATCTGCGGCCTCCCAGCCGTCGGCCACGGCCGTCTCCTCGGAGAGGATGCCGTACCGGGGGAAGGCCGCTCGCAGGCCCCGGGCGATCTCGGCGTCCGCCAGCAGATCGGCGTCGGTGACCGGCTCGACGCCGTCCTTGTACGAGGGGGTGGAACGCCCGGTCGGCTGGTGTTCCATGATGAGCCGGCCGGCGGACCTGACAGTGGCCACGGCGACATCGAGGATCGCGGCGAGGTTGTGCTCCGTCATGTGAGGCCTACTCCGCAAGTCGCGCCAGCGTACGGTCCCGCACGTCGCGGTCCAGCATGTCTGCGTTGATGTAGATGCGGCGGGTGGAGCCGATGAGTTCGTGCATGCGCCTCTTCATGGAGGCATAGGCGTCGCCGTAACGCCCGAAGTCATTGTCCAGATGGGCCAGCACATCGTCCTGAAGATCGCCATGTCGCGAGGTCGCAGGAGTCTGCCTCCACGCCTGCGGTCCCCGCGGCATGCCCGCATCTCCACCCCCGATCCACTCCGACCGGGAAGCCATGCTTCCCAGCAGTCCGATGGACTGACTTGCGTACCAATCGCGGCTGAAACGACGAGATCCCGTTCAGACGGTGACCGTCTGACCGGGATCTCGTGAACCCTTCGCGAGCGAACTCGCGAACGGCTTGTGCGGTGGACCTGTGGGGATTTGAACCCCAGACCCCCTCGATGCGAACGAGGTGCGCTACCAGACTGCGCCACAGGCCCTTGCAACGAGTGAAACTCTAGCACCCCCACCGGGATGCTCGGAAATCCGTTCCGCGCTGGTCAGCCGAGTCGGTGTCGCAGCGGGAACGCGGCGGGCTCACTCGTTGGCGGCACGAGGGCGTTCCCCGTCCTCGTACTGGTCGAAGAGCGGGGTCCGGCCGCGGTCGCGGGTGCGGCGGGACTGGTTGGTGCGCTGGCGCGGTGCCGGGTCGACGGGAGGTGCCGTGGCGTGCGAGGTGCCCGTCCGGGTGGGTTCCGCGGCGCTGGAGCGGGCCGCGCTCCAGGTCTCCGGGTTGCCGACCTCGACACCGGCCGTGGCGCGCGGGGCGACCGGGGCGGTGACGTACGTCGGCAGCGGGACCGGGACGGGCTCCCAGCTGTCGCCCTGGACCCGGCCGCGTTCGCGCTGCTGGTCGACCCATTCCGCGTGGTCCGTCTGCTCGACCAGGGCGCGGCGGCCGGCCTCCTGCGGGGAGACCGCGGGCGCGGGCTCGGGCTCGGGGTGGCGCGCTTCGGGCTCCTCGTCGGCCTCTGCGGGGGCCGACGCGGCCGGCTGGTGCCTGCGGGGACGGTTCTCGCGCAGACGCTGCGCCGCGACCTCGGCCCGCCGCCGGTCCATGGTGAAGGCGAACCGGCGCCGCTCCTGGGCGCGCAGATGCACGATGTACGTGCTCAGCAGCACCGCCGGAACCGCGGGCGCCCACAGGAAGCCGAGTCCGCCGACCGCCGCGACGACCGCGCCGAGGGTGAAAGCGAGGAAGAGGACGACGGTGGTACGCCGACGGCGCGCGAGGACCTGCAGGCGCTGGGCGCGCCGGACCCGCTCGGCGTCCGCCCCGCCGGGGCGCGGGCGCGCGCGCCGTGCGGATGCGGGGCGTTCCCGGTCCGTGCGCTCGGGCGGGTGTGCCGGGTCGTGCAACCGGGCTTCGGTATGCGCCGGAGGCGCGGCGAAGGCCCGGACGTCCACGGAATCCATACGGTCCGTGTCGACGTCCGGGTCGGCGTCGGGCCCCGCCTCCTCGGCGGTGCGCTCCCGCAACTCCCTGGCGTACCGGCGCTCCATTGCCGCCCGTCCGGACAGCAGCCGGATGGCGGTGCTGAAGCGTTCCGTCGGACGGGCTTCGTTGAGCTCGTCCTGCCTGCGGAGCCACATCGGCACCAAGTAGGCGGCCCAGGCCCCGACGATGACTGCGTAGATGAGGCCGCTGCTGCTCACGTCTCACACCGTAGAGGGGTTTGCACGGAGGCATCCGCCAATTGGCCCGGTGTGTCGCACGATCCGGCTGATCTCAAGGACTTTTTTTGTGATTGTTCAGATCGGCGGCGCATGTTTGCGCGTTTATTTGTGGTCACACGCCGATCGATATCGAACACTTATTTCATTTCTGTGGCGTTCCGGGTCGTGCCTGGTGCCAGCGCCGGAGCAGTCCCTCGGGTACTTCCTCCGCGGTGAGCGCGTAGATCATGTGGTCCCGCCAGGCGCCGTCGATGTGGAGATAGCGCGGACGCAGGCCTTCCTCACGGAATCCCAGTTTCTCGACGACCCTTCTGCTGGGCCGGTTCTCCGGACGAATGCACACCTCGATGCGGTGCAGTCCGACCCTTTGGAAGCAGTGGTCGACCGCGAGGGCGACGGCTGTCGGCATCACACCGCGGCCCGCCACGTCCTGGTCGACCCAGTAGCCGACATGGCCCGAGCACATCGAGCCCCAGGTGATGCCGGCGACCGTCAGCTGGCCGACCAGCCGGCCCTCGTACTCGATGGCGAAGGGCAGCATCCGGCCCGCGTTGGCCTCCAGACGCAGATGACGGACCATCTGACGGTAGGTGGGGCGCTGGGCCACCGGGCCGCCCGGTGCGGGCGGCGGCACGGTCGCCTCCCAGGGACGCAGCCAGTCACGGTTGCGCCGGTTGACCTCGCGCCACACGCGCTGGTCGCGCAGTTTCACCGGGCGAAGGGTGACCGCTCCGTCCGTAAGGACCACCGGCCAGGTCGGGACGTTCAGCTCGGGCTCCCGGGTCGGGGGTGATCGCCGCCGCGAAGCTGGTCGACGGCGTGCACCAGGAGACGTTCGAGGACGGCGAGGCCGTCGCGCACCCCACCGGTGGAGCCCGGCAGGTTCACGATGAGTGTGCGGCCGGCGACGCCCGCGAGGCCCCGGGAGAGCGCGGCGGTGGGCACCTTGTCGCGGCCTTCGGCGCGGATCGCCTCGGGGATGCCGGGGATCTCGTGGTCGAGGACGCGACGGGTGGCGTCGGGGGTGCGGTCGGTGGGCGAGATGCCCGTACCTCCGGTGGTGACGATGACGTCGTACCCGGCGGCCACGCCGGCGCGCAGCGCCTGTTCGACCGGGTCGCCGTCGGGCACGACCCGCGGTCCGTCGACGGCGAAGCCGAGCCGCGTGAGCGCCTCGGAGATCAGGGGGCCGCCCTTGTCCGCGTAGACCCCGGCAGAGGCGCGGTTCGATGCGGTCACGACGAGGGCGGCGTACGGGGCGGTCAGCGCGCCACCGAGCGGAGGCCCGGCCGGCCGGCCGGCGCCGGACTGCCCGGTTCCGGACGTGGCGTTCTCGTCCGGCCCGCCGGGGGCTGCCGCGTCGGGCGCCGTCACGCGTCCGCTCCGTCCGGCGCGGTGCGCCGGTACTCGCCGGACTTGCCGCCCGACTTCGACTCGACCCGCACGTCCGTGATGACCGCCGCCCTGTCGACCGCCTTGACCATGTCGATCACGGTGAGCGCGGCGACCGAGACGACCGTCAGGGCCTCCATCTCGACGCCGGTGCGGTCCGTGGTCTTCACCGTGGCGAGGATCTCCACCGCGTCGTCGGCGACGCTCAGCTCGACCTTGACGCCGGAGACGGCGAGCGGGTGGCAGAGCGGAATCAGCTCGGGGGTGCGTTTGGCGCCCATGATCCCGGCGATCCGGGCGGTGGCGAGGGCGTCGCCCTTGGGCACTCCTTCGCCGCGGAGCAGCTCGATGACGCGCGGCGAGACGAGGACCCGGCCACTGGCGCTGGCGGCGCGCGCGGTGACGTCCTTCTCCGAGACGTCGACCATGCGGGCCGCGCCCGCCTCGTCGATGTGCGTCAGCCTGTTCTGCGTACTCAACTCACTCCGCCTCGCGGTAGGGCGCCGGTTGTCCGACCGGCCCGCACCACTGGTGCGGGCCGAGGGGCCCGGGGGTGTCCCCGGGACGGCACAGCGGCAGATACCGTACCGCCACCGCCCGGGGATCAGCGGAGCAGGATCACCTCGGTGTCCGTGCCGGGTTCGGCGGAGGTGACGTCCTCGGGCAGCACGATCAGCGCGTCCGCCTGTGCGAGGGCCGCGATCAGATGCGATCCGGAGCCGCCGACGGGGGTGACGGTGCCGGCCTCCGCGTCGTACGTACCGCGCAGGAACTGGCGTCGGCCGGCCGGTGAGGAGAGCGCCTTGTCGGTGTTCAGCGTGGCCCGGGCGGTGGGACGGTTCACGTCCTGAAGACCCATCAGGGCGCGGATCGCGGGCCGTACGAACAGCTCGAAGGAGACGTACGACGAGACGGGGTTGCCCGGGAGCGCCAGCAGCGGGGTGTGGTCGGGGCCGATCGAGCCGAAGCCCTGCGGCTTGCCGGGCTGCATGGCCAGCTTGCGGAAGTCGATGCCGCTGCCGGGCTCGTCCTCGTCGCCCATCGACGACAGGGCTTCCTTGACGACGTCGTACGCGCCGACGCTGACGCCACCGGTGGTGACGACGATGTCGGCGCGGATCAGCTGGTCCTCGATCGTGGCGCGGAGCGTGTCGGCGTCGTCGGTGACGGCGCCGACCCGGTAGGCGATCGCTCCGGCGTCCCGGGCGGCGGCCGTGAGCGCGAAGCTGTTGGAGTCGTAGATCCGGCCGCCGGTCAGCTCCTCGCCGGGCTGCACCAGCTCGCTGCCGGTCGAGATGACGACGACGCGCGGCCGGGGCCGCACCTTCACCGTGGAACGGCCGATCGCGGCGAGCAGACCGATCTGGGGCGGGCCGATCACCGACCCGGCGCTCAGGGCCAGATCGCCCGGCCTGACGTCGCTGCCGCGGTCCCTGACATGGGCGCGGGCCTCGACGGAGCGGTGGACGCGGACCTCGCCGCCCGCACCCTCCGGGGCGTCTCGGTGGGCGCGCATCGTGTCGGCCGGGCCGCCGCCCGTACCCCCGTCGGTCCACTCGACCGGGACCACGGCCTCGGCGCCCTCCGGCAGCGGGGCGCCGGTCATGATGCGGGCGGCCTCACCGGGGCCGACGCGCCGGTCGCCGGGCAGCCCGTCGCTGCCGGCCGCGATGTCACCGATGAC
This region includes:
- a CDS encoding exodeoxyribonuclease III, which encodes MLTVTTVNVNGLRAAAKKGFVEWLARTEADVICLQEVRAEPQQLPDEVRDPEGWHTVHAPAAAKGRAGVSLYTRRAPERVQIGFGGFGDAGSEEFDASGRYVEVDLPGVTVASLYLPSGEVGTEKQEEKERFMAAFLPYLKGLKERAAADGREVVVCGDWNIAHQEADLKNWKGNKKNSGFLPEEREWLTRVFDEAAYVDVVRALHPEEEGPYSWWSYRGRAFDNDTGWRIDLIVSSPRLAERAVKGWVERAATHDERWSDHAPVTVVFNL
- a CDS encoding GNAT family N-acetyltransferase, with protein sequence MNIHARPFDHPDAVKLNDQVQLEYAARYDDEGDVTPLDALMFEPPNGLYLLAYDAQGRPVATGGWRSQERNEEGYCDGDAEIKRMFVIPEGRGNGLARRILAALEADARAAGRSRMVLETGDKQPEAIALYTSSGYSPCEKFGHYRTYESSLCFAKPLR
- a CDS encoding SAM-dependent methyltransferase — its product is MSQSQPQIDTSKPHPARVYDWLLGGKDNYPVDQRVGETLPAQARGNAARNRAFMHRASAWLARGGIDQFLDIGTGIPTEPSLHRVVQAITPTARIVYADNDPIVLRHAEALLVSSPEGATDYLHADVREPRAILERARELLDFSRPVALSLIALMHFLPDDQDPYGITRTLVDALPAGSFLVLSHGTADQHPELRQETETAYKKGAIPLRMRTRSEVEPFFDGLDLVEPGLVYAPEWYQEEPAPAQERSGFYVGVARVR
- a CDS encoding methyltransferase domain-containing protein, which translates into the protein MAAADHSPDIQLSQTRHRAALVASWHIAPCSTVLELGCGQGDMTAVLAEAVGPKGRVVAVDVAEPSYGAPVTLGESAARLAAGPLGPRIEFHFGTNVLDPSVDFPEGTFDHVVLAHCSWYFASLRQLRDTLARVRPWARHLWFTEWDLTPTSGDQLAHLLAVLVQGQIEAAGSHGEGNVRTPFSREELLRLLPEAGWTTDGSGSVNTEDLQDGDWEIAACLDLAGTEERLAALPEPVRQIVLSQADVLRAIAKPRGNRALAAYSVTAR
- a CDS encoding MarR family transcriptional regulator encodes the protein MVTQNLSSALCAPASSRPYPKAKPGYGKRSVPDQCPLREDDFAFLPERERHIAGYVDKLPDGAAMDIKSLARSQPLYGQMAVGSALRALGVAGHLRHVRCLTGEGGQVRWVTRTFWSRTARDNEWWTTFLAAEESCPVPQETTVAIAPPPQWVPAGPAAPRADVPAEAAAPVAVPPPVPAVPQQRTAEPKCAKGASGHPSLAFLALAQLGRTEPRLALSAADCTALEQTAAEWFARGVDADYLTHALTAGLPAAVDSPVGFVRRRLLDKIPPRLPATPAPAAPGSPVRRLMVECTECGAPGKSKAFRDGLCGPCRQPAPGPAAHPAPEAAPGIERDIQAHVNRLREQLKLR
- a CDS encoding inositol monophosphatase family protein; its protein translation is MTEHNLAAILDVAVATVRSAGRLIMEHQPTGRSTPSYKDGVEPVTDADLLADAEIARGLRAAFPRYGILSEETAVADGWEAADLSAAMWVVDPIDGTANYAHGHPYVSISVAFIVDGTVEVGVVHAPFLGETFTAIRGQGARLNGHPIRTSVPDGLHRAVISTGFPHRKGDLSPLLRRIELLLTHCQDIRRGASPALDICWVAAGRLDAHTETLHPWDVAASSLIAQEAGAVRSHLELVPAHVPPDLFGGGYLVSAAAIHDALVDLLTEGEGVER
- the sepX gene encoding divisome protein SepX/GlpR translates to MSSSGLIYAVIVGAWAAYLVPMWLRRQDELNEARPTERFSTAIRLLSGRAAMERRYARELRERTAEEAGPDADPDVDTDRMDSVDVRAFAAPPAHTEARLHDPAHPPERTDRERPASARRARPRPGGADAERVRRAQRLQVLARRRRTTVVLFLAFTLGAVVAAVGGLGFLWAPAVPAVLLSTYIVHLRAQERRRFAFTMDRRRAEVAAQRLRENRPRRHQPAASAPAEADEEPEARHPEPEPAPAVSPQEAGRRALVEQTDHAEWVDQQRERGRVQGDSWEPVPVPLPTYVTAPVAPRATAGVEVGNPETWSAARSSAAEPTRTGTSHATAPPVDPAPRQRTNQSRRTRDRGRTPLFDQYEDGERPRAANE
- a CDS encoding GNAT family N-acetyltransferase, which gives rise to MVLTDGAVTLRPVKLRDQRVWREVNRRNRDWLRPWEATVPPPAPGGPVAQRPTYRQMVRHLRLEANAGRMLPFAIEYEGRLVGQLTVAGITWGSMCSGHVGYWVDQDVAGRGVMPTAVALAVDHCFQRVGLHRIEVCIRPENRPSRRVVEKLGFREEGLRPRYLHIDGAWRDHMIYALTAEEVPEGLLRRWHQARPGTPQK
- a CDS encoding MogA/MoaB family molybdenum cofactor biosynthesis protein; translated protein: MTAPYAALVVTASNRASAGVYADKGGPLISEALTRLGFAVDGPRVVPDGDPVEQALRAGVAAGYDVIVTTGGTGISPTDRTPDATRRVLDHEIPGIPEAIRAEGRDKVPTAALSRGLAGVAGRTLIVNLPGSTGGVRDGLAVLERLLVHAVDQLRGGDHPRPGSPS
- the moaC gene encoding cyclic pyranopterin monophosphate synthase MoaC, with protein sequence MSTQNRLTHIDEAGAARMVDVSEKDVTARAASASGRVLVSPRVIELLRGEGVPKGDALATARIAGIMGAKRTPELIPLCHPLAVSGVKVELSVADDAVEILATVKTTDRTGVEMEALTVVSVAALTVIDMVKAVDRAAVITDVRVESKSGGKSGEYRRTAPDGADA
- the glp gene encoding molybdotransferase-like divisome protein Glp, producing MSSTIWSVDEHLEDILGAVRPLEPIELQLHDAQGCVLVEDVVVEIALPPFDNSSMDGYAVRVADVEGADEEFPAVLTVIGDIAAGSDGLPGDRRVGPGEAARIMTGAPLPEGAEAVVPVEWTDGGTGGGPADTMRAHRDAPEGAGGEVRVHRSVEARAHVRDRGSDVRPGDLALSAGSVIGPPQIGLLAAIGRSTVKVRPRPRVVVISTGSELVQPGEELTGGRIYDSNSFALTAAARDAGAIAYRVGAVTDDADTLRATIEDQLIRADIVVTTGGVSVGAYDVVKEALSSMGDEDEPGSGIDFRKLAMQPGKPQGFGSIGPDHTPLLALPGNPVSSYVSFELFVRPAIRALMGLQDVNRPTARATLNTDKALSSPAGRRQFLRGTYDAEAGTVTPVGGSGSHLIAALAQADALIVLPEDVTSAEPGTDTEVILLR